GCGTCCTCCGCGAGCTCCCTCACTGCCTCCTCTGCGCCGCCCACCGCGCTCACCTCCGCCAcggcccgctcgccgccggccacgacCAGGttgagcagcgcggcggccgcgttcTCCCTTGTCCTCGGTGTGGAGGCGCCGCCTCGCTCGACGAGGTCCACGAGAATGCGCAGCCCGGACATCCTCGTGAACGCGTCCAGGCTCTCCTCGCACCCGGCGACctgcgcgacgacggcggtggcgtccTCCATGATGCCGGTCCGGCCGTCCGTCATGATGAGCGCGAAGAGCGCCTGCACGGCGCCGAGCCCGACGAGCGTGGCGCGGTTGGGCGGGTAgagcgcgacggcgaagaGGGCCTTGAGGGCGTCCTTGGTGGCGCGGGTGTTGGGAGCCGCCCGGATGAGGGagacgagcgcggcgagcaACGGCCGCCTGGCGCCGATGACGGGGCGGTTGGCCTCGACGCAGAGGAGGCTGtacacggtggcggcggcgtggtgggcGGCGGAGTACTCCTCCGCCCGGAGCGCCGCCATGAGGGCGTCGAGGAGGCCCGGGGCAGACATCAGCTGCTCCCGCGCGGAGATCGAGATGttcagcagcgccgccgcggcgtcctctgacgccgccgacggcgccgtgaGCTGCGCCGCGAGGAACGGCACCGCCCCAGCGTCCGCCAGCGGCGCCCGGATGTCCGGGTCGCTCTTGGTGGCGTGGCGGAtctcggcgatggcgacggcggtggccgccCCGTCgcgcaccgcggcggcgccccgcaGCCGGCCGACGAGCGTCCTCGCCGTGTGCAGCTTCacctccatcgatcgatcgcctcgCTCTCGACGAGGATTGCGGGCATGCGTTCCGGAGTAGTTGGGAAACGGCTCTCGAGCAGTCGAGCTAGTCGGTTGGTCGATGGATCGATCGGGGAAGGCGACGTGGGAAACCAgtgggaaaaataaaaaaatggcgGGAAATAGGAAGATGGcgtgctatatatattttctttcttcgaTCGGTTGAACGTTTCTACCGCGCATTATTTACCTTTCGCGTTCGGGGTGGAGAACTTTGAAtgtctttaatttttttcaagagaACCCGTGGGCCGTGGTAGATCTGCTATAGTGGGAAACGCGGTACATGTACAACGGGTGGTTACATGATCTCGTAGGGATTTAATCAcctaattttaaatatgactttaaAAAGCCTTAAAAAgtactttaataaaagtaaatatatatattttatattgtacgTGTTATAAAATAGTAGGAAAAAGTTTTGAGAAAAAACATGTCTTTtccaaaagaacaaaaattatcaaattgaaGGGAGTACTGAGAGTGTGTCAacttaatataattaataaagatTTCATCATCTTAGAAAACGGAATATTGGATTCTATTGGACCTCCAAACATATAGAAATGTTCAATTAACATATTCCTTTTTTCCAATGTATAAGAACTTTTATGATTCAAGTCATCCCACGATGCAAAGATTTATATTATTGTTTGAAATACTACTTGTCTcattgatcattttttttttcatatttcttaGTATCATAGGTCCGCTTATTCTCACACAATCAtccattaatttattattgcgGAACAATAAAGTCATTTTAACCCTAATCCAATTTTcaataggaaaaaaaggatAGTTTTAACCTTAGCTGCTTCCATTTCATTTTTAACTTCCCTCAAACATTGGAATACCTGGAAATTTTCAAGTGGTAGATTTTTCTTTGGAATTCCATTGATTTTGATCGTGGGTGGTTAGGCATTAAAAAGAGTATAGGACATTTGCAGCTATCCAAGTGTCAATTCGCGCGTCTGCTATCGAACAGGAAAGTCGGGAGGTTGTTTAATGGTTAAGAGCGGTAAGAAATCATGTTGCTTAACACCTGAAAACGACGGAACGCGACCTGTCAGGCTAACATTAATCGCATCGGTCAGCTCCGTTTGCTGTAGCGAAGTCAGAGATTCATCGTATTCGTAGACTCCTCTTACACATGTTGAAGGATACAAAATAGTATAAGTTCTGAACATTGACACGAATGCACGATCAGTTACTAGCATAtgactccctccgtcctaatacaaatcaacttttcaatttttagataaaatatttaaccctttgttttattaaaaaaattaagattaataattttattttcattagagaaacatgaatagtattttatatgtgactattttaaaaaaaaattaaaattttttaaaataagacaaatggtcaaatgctcgacacaaaaaccaaaaagttcGTTTTTTatgagacagagggagtagtcgACAAAGTGCAACATTGGCAATGACAAGGTATTCAGGATACGTACCTGTACTTTTGAATTGCCATGTGCATGTTACTCAATCAGAAGTTCAGAATGTGGATGGGGTTAACAACAACACATATCCTGTCCTATTTCTTCAATGTTTCGATTGGAGTTGGAGGTCTCGACACAAAGGAGGAGTATCTTGCAGAGTTGCAGTTCACGCCCTTGGCTTAAAGAGGCTTGTGCTGAAAGAGGCCAGCCAGGCCTTTTTGAAAGCTTCAGTCTGAAGACAGGATGGCAGTTCAAGTTGATTGCCGTATTCAAGTTGTTTTCTTGGTGATGACAGATAGTGTGATGTGGGGCTTGTTGGTGATGTTATATAATCCCGTACATCACACTTTGACACCTTTAGCAAAGTTGGACTGTCTCATCTGCTATGATGATGATCCTTTCCAAGGGTCTTAACTAATGAACCCTTTCAGACTGCTGTTCTAGAATGATCTCTGGTTTTGTGAGTTGCCTGATGATGTGAGCCCATTATTTAACTTTGCCTCCGGAGCCAAGAAATGTACTACCGTAGTAGAGAACCACTGGTTGTTGTATACCAAGCCACCAATGTATGCCAAACAGAATCCATTCTGCTGTAGTATTTCCTCCTGTCTAAATTATGTTTCcattaaacttctaaaattacaataattaataagttaaaaggcaaaataaattatataggaGATTTCCCTCGACAAGTTCCATTACAatataattaaacatattGTAATCTGAAACTGATGGTTcgaaatttcaaattatgaccaAATCTTGCCATAAACGTTAGTAAATACtacttccgtttcataatataagatatttgattttttttacaacgtttgaccattcgtcttattaaaaaatttagtacaaataatgacaagtcatgttaaaagttgttttgataataaattaagtcacaagcaaaataaatgatgttttcataatttttgaacaaGACAGATAGTTAAATATAGTaagcaaaaatatcaaacatcttatattataaaacggagggagatCATGTAGTTCTTTCTTATCATTATTCTTATGAGATGATAATTCAAAGTATTCCTCAGAAAAATAATTCCCAGTGAGCTTTGTTTTTCTACTCTTTCTGTTTTAACTGACAGACAGTGTGACAGTGTGACTCGCTTATAATTGTACCCACACGGGCCTCACCAGTAGTGCTTTCTGCTGTGGGCCATTGTAATGGGCCAATTTAATTTAGGCCGAAGAAGTGGTCCTCTCTTAGGGCTTGTTCGGCTGGTGGGGAGGATTTCACAAGGAAGAAACAATCCAAGGGGGGATTAGGTTAACCCCCCTCTCCCCACCAAATCCCCCTCCCCTTACCAAATCCCCCACCAGGTGCTCCCCTGCTGTTCGGGGGTTTGTTTTTTCCAGGGGATTGAACGTACTAGCTTCCATAGATCTTAGACATAACCATTTCAAATGATTTGTAGTACATATAAAGTTCAAAaacatttagattttttttaaaataaaatatcacaaaatcaaaataaacaaatcagACCAAGGAGACATTCATCCAGAACTATGAACCAGTAATTATGACATGATTTGAGTGATTTGCAGTTTCATAAAATGGCAAAAAGTAATATGAAACTGCAAACCATAACTATGAACCAGTAATTATGACAAGAATCATTTCGGCAAATAGgcatatgaataatatatacatcCATCTGGTTCATATTGCATTCACAAACTGATGGCCTGTTGGCTGTCTCtctctcaaatttttttaaggacagAGGATTATCTTAGGTACACTTTGACTCTGGAAGCAGCTCAAACAATGTCGTTAGGTGAAAGTGAAAGTAAACAGTCGATGGCTCATGGAAAAACGGTGCCTCAAGTTCGCAAAACTACATACTTCTTGAtcgtgttttttctttgttcgctagaaaagaaaagaattcaGACAGCGAGGATGCAGGGGTTTGTTCCGTGAGCACGATAGTTTCCTTGACAGCCTGACGACTTCACCTGCAGAAAGAAATGTATAATGGCTGAACAAGGTTTAGTAAATCAAATAAGCAAGCATTTCAGGACTGCACTAGGATGAGCACACAAATTCATGACCTAGGCTGAAGCGTTAAACTTACAAAAGTTTGAATGTGTACCTGAAAAACAGTATCCTGTTGGTCCAATGGTCATCCCAACATGGACTGTATTCTCAAGGCATTTGGATCATAAACAAGTGCAACACAAGACTagaatttcagaattaaattaagtacatgagaattgaattttagaactgcACAACTTAAGATGATGCTAGTAAAATCAGTAATTTAGACTTACCAGCATTGTTCTTAACCACACAAGACGAGTCAATGACCCTGCACTCATGAAGATCTCCCTATTCTGGGCATCCTTGAATATTCCAAAAGATTTGACTTTCTCATCAACTGAGAGTTCATCCATCGATTCCACAATAGCAATGCAATTTCTTATTGAGCATTCATCAACTTTACTTGTCTCCGCCCTCGTctttgcctcctcctcctttctcaTCTCTAAGTAGCTTCCCATcaaatcaaaaacatcatttttcctatttctttTCACAGGCTTATCTACCCTTTCTCTTGATACAGATTTTCTCTTGTTGCCATCCTTCTCTCCACAACCTCTTGAGGTGGTACCAATGTGGGTTTGCTGATTTTCATGCTCCATtgtattttcttcttcttcaacttCAGTGGTCAAGCCTTCATAATCTTGAGGACCCCAATTCACATCAGGAAAGGAGTCACTTCTCTCAAGATAGTCACTCACTTGTGTAAGATTAGCATGTCTGGGCGGCTCGATAGAAGTGAAGTTCATGCTGCCCTCAGCAGTTTGCCCTGAAAAAAAGTTGTGATTCACTAATGCAGATAGATAAAACAATGCACAATCTGTTGGAAAAAATGCATAAGAGAAAATTTACCGTCATAGAGTTCACCCAACGCATCAAAGAGAGGAAAGGATTTGTTTTTGCTGTATTTCTTTACTTTATCATTTGACTGCAGGAGATATAATTAGATATTATGGCATGAATACAAATAATACTGATTTGAAAGATAAACATATAAGTATATTCAAATATCATACCTTAATCATATTTGCCCAAACAACATCATCACCAATAATCATACACCGTTGATTGTCCCAAGAAACCCCACTTTGTTTCCTAGCTTCTTTTAGCATCCTATAATCGCGTTTTAACTCCTTCTCCTTATCTTGGATCTGCTGCTTATTCATGGTGACATAGGAATATTTGTCACGGAATTCTTTGACAATTTTGTTCCAAGCTTCACTTGTCCAACCATTTTGGCCATGGTAATGTGGATTGTTGTGCTCATGAAGTAGATCAACTAAAGCCTTCTCTAATCCTGGATTCCATGAAGCCCTTGGCTGTTGAGCTATTAGACAAAATTAGATGATAGTGAGAAAAGTGTGCAACAATTAACATGAAAGAAAAACACTTCACAAAGCCAACCTTTCGGAGAAACCTTCTTCTTTTGTGTGATGTAGCTCTTTGGTGATGCCTTCCTCTGTTGCTGCAATAGACATGCTTTCGGAGACATTCTTCCAAACATCATAACTGTATTACACATttattaccaaaatttattgacTG
This is a stretch of genomic DNA from Oryza brachyantha chromosome 1, ObraRS2, whole genome shotgun sequence. It encodes these proteins:
- the LOC121053240 gene encoding U-box domain-containing protein 14; the encoded protein is MEVKLHTARTLVGRLRGAAAVRDGAATAVAIAEIRHATKSDPDIRAPLADAGAVPFLAAQLTAPSAASEDAAAALLNISISAREQLMSAPGLLDALMAALRAEEYSAAHHAAATVYSLLCVEANRPVIGARRPLLAALVSLIRAAPNTRATKDALKALFAVALYPPNRATLVGLGAVQALFALIMTDGRTGIMEDATAVVAQVAGCEESLDAFTRMSGLRILVDLVERGGASTPRTRENAAAALLNLVVAGGERAVAEVSAVGGAEEAVRELAEDATASARGKAKAESLLRALECGGARRREHRLADFLNGLVQSDPYISSPASASTRG
- the LOC102720286 gene encoding uncharacterized protein LOC102720286 isoform X2, with product MMFGRMSPKACLLQQQRKASPKSYITQKKKVSPKAQQPRASWNPGLEKALVDLLHEHNNPHYHGQNGWTSEAWNKIVKEFRDKYSYVTMNKQQIQDKEKELKRDYRMLKEARKQSGVSWDNQRCMIIGDDVVWANMIKSNDKVKKYSKNKSFPLFDALGELYDGQTAEGSMNFTSIEPPRHANLTQVSDYLERSDSFPDVNWGPQDYEGLTTEVEEEENTMEHENQQTHIGTTSRGCGEKDGNKRKSVSRERVDKPVKRNRKNDVFDLMGSYLEMRKEEEAKTRAETSKVDECSIRNCIAIVESMDELSVDEKVKSFGIFKDAQNREIFMSAGSLTRLVWLRTMLDTVFQVKSSGCQGNYRAHGTNPCILAV
- the LOC102720286 gene encoding uncharacterized protein LOC102720286 isoform X3 — encoded protein: MMFGRMSPKACLLQQQRKASPKSYITQKKKVSPKAQQPRASWNPGLEKALVDLLHEHNNPHYHGQNGWTSEAWNKIVKEFRDKYSYVTMNKQQIQDKEKELKRDYRMLKEARKQSGVSWDNQRCMIIGDDVVWANMIKSNDKVKKYSKNKSFPLFDALGELYDGQTAEGSMNFTSIEPPRHANLTQVSDYLERSDSFPDVNWGPQDYEGLTTEVEEEENTMEHENQQTHIGTTSRGCGEKDGNKRKSVSRERVDKPVKRNRKNDVFDLMGSYLEMRKEEEAKTRAETSKVDECSIRNCIAIVESMDELSVDEKVKSFGIFKDAQNREIFMSAGSLTRLVWLRTMLVKSSGCQGNYRAHGTNPCILAV
- the LOC102720286 gene encoding uncharacterized protein LOC102720286 isoform X5, with protein sequence MMFGRMSPKACLLQQQRKASPKSYITQKKKVSPKAQQPRASWNPGLEKALVDLLHEHNNPHYHGQNGWTSEAWNKIVKEFRDKYSYVTMNKQQIQDKEKELKRDYRMLKEARKQSGVSWDNQRCMIIGDDVVWANMIKSNDKVKKYSKNKSFPLFDALGELYDGQTAEGSMNFTSIEPPRHANLTQVSDYLERSDSFPDVNWGPQDYEGLTTEVEEEENTMEHENQQTHIGTTSRGCGEKDGNKRKSVSRERVDKPVKRNRKNDVFDLMGSYLEMRKEEEAKTRAETSKVDECSIRNCIAIVESMDELSVDEKVKSFGIFKDAQNREIFMSAGSLTRLVWLRTMLDTVFQPLYISFCR
- the LOC102720286 gene encoding uncharacterized protein LOC102720286 isoform X6, which codes for MMFGRMSPKACLLQQQRKASPKSYITQKKKVSPKAQQPRASWNPGLEKALVDLLHEHNNPHYHGQNGWTSEAWNKIVKEFRDKYSYVTMNKQQIQDKEKELKRDYRMLKEARKQSGVSWDNQRCMIIGDDVVWANMIKSNDKVKKYSKNKSFPLFDALGELYDGQTAEGSMNFTSIEPPRHANLTQVSDYLERSDSFPDVNWGPQDYEGLTTEVEEEENTMEHENQQTHIGTTSRGCGEKDGNKRKSVSRERVDKPVKRNRKNDVFDLMGSYLEMRKEEEAKTRAETSKVDECSIRNCIAIVESMDELSVDEKVKSFGIFKDAQNREIFMSAGSLTRLVWLRTMLSMLG
- the LOC102720286 gene encoding uncharacterized protein LOC102720286 isoform X4; translation: MMFGRMSPKACLLQQQRKASPKSYITQKKKVSPKAQQPRASWNPGLEKALVDLLHEHNNPHYHGQNGWTSEAWNKIVKEFRDKYSYVTMNKQQIQDKEKELKRDYRMLKEARKQSGVSWDNQRCMIIGDDVVWANMIKSNDKVKKYSKNKSFPLFDALGELYDGQTAEGSMNFTSIEPPRHANLTQVSDYLERSDSFPDVNWGPQDYEGLTTEVEEEENTMEHENQQTHIGTTSRGCGEKDGNKRKSVSRERVDKPVKRNRKNDVFDLMGSYLEMRKEEEAKTRAETSKVDECSIRNCIAIVESMDELSVDEKVKSFGIFKDAQNREIFMSAGSLTRLVWLRTMLSCVALVYDPNALRIQSMLG